The Arachis ipaensis cultivar K30076 chromosome B07, Araip1.1, whole genome shotgun sequence genome includes a window with the following:
- the LOC107607923 gene encoding uncharacterized protein LOC107607923 produces the protein MADNGIQPPTTVELRTIMADLHAEVRKIAEQSSKNLGGSSTHARETEPIEITPPKMKLTLDNSFSESVMSVQMPKNFVLPTGLKPYEGFGDPRVHIIKIQSMMFFNGASDPVLCRSFPTYLDGAALLWFSKIPVGSISCFEDLARSFIDYFAASRIYVHGSDYLSTIKQGQHESLKDYMTRFAKATMEIPDLDSKVYLHALKSGLRPGKFQETIAITKLRTLEEFRERATRQMEIKELREARRTDKPQPRQEEEKHPKTLSHKDNKKFFKLTPKYDAYTQFNTRREHIIKEILNAKITKPPSRAGLYQDQRYVDKSKHCTLYQKFATQPTSA, from the coding sequence ATGGCAGACAACGGAATCCAACCTCCCACAACTGTTGAACTGAGGACAATAATGGCAGATCTTCATGCCGAGGTTCGAAAAATAGCCGAACAATCGTCCAAGAATCTTGGAGGGAGTAGTACTCATGCTCGAGAAACAGAGCCAATAGAGATTACTCCGCCAAAGATGAAGCTTACACTCGATAACTCCTTCTCGGAAAGTGTCATGAGTGTTCAGATGCCAAAGAATTTCGTGCTCCCCACCGGGCTCAAACCATACGAAGGATTCGGCGACCCACGCGTACACATCATAAAGATTCAATCTATGATGTTCTTTAACGGTGCATCTGACCCTGTACTCTGTAGATCTTTTCCAACTTATTTAGATGGTGCCGCTTTACTTTGGTTTTCTAAGATTCCTGTAGGTTCCATCTCTTGCTTTGAAGATTTGGCAAGATCCTTTATTGACTATTTCGCAGCTTCAAGAATATATGTGCACGGGTCGGATTACCTCAGCACCATTAAACAGGGTCAACATGAAAGTCTGAAGGACTACATGACAAGGTTCGCCAAGGCGACCATGGAGATCCCAGATCTCGACTCCAAGGTGTATCTCCACGCACTGAAGAGCGGCCTTAGACCAGGAAAATTCCAGGAGACAATAGCCATAACCAAACTCAGAACGTTAGAAGAATTTCGTGAAAGGGCAACTAGACAGATGGAAATCAAAGAGCTTAGAGAAGCTCGGCGAACTGACAAACCACAACCTCGGCAAGAAGAGGAAAAACACCCCAAGACATTGAGTCACAAGGACAATAAGAAGTTCTTCAAGTTGACACCGAAATATGATGCCTATACCCAGTTCAATACAAGGAGAGAACACATCATCAAGGAGATATTAAATGCGAAAATCACCAAGCCACCTAGCAGAGCAGGCTTGTATCAAGACCAGAGATACGTCGACAAATCGAAACACTGCACCTTATATCAAAAGTTCGCCACACAACCGACGAGTGCGTGA
- the LOC107607924 gene encoding uncharacterized protein LOC107607924: MASEEESFLVLVHCSGKIKRIKKYGVKFTDREPLSVFISSSSTLSDVKNSIVQKLGVFGSKWVKKLFYKIPIAVVSTSVKYDTFVLAADEDIRVLFHCVRSFPEVRIHELYAKLEVGVDSSGASAPVHSSTAAGGASSSMPAAGVSVPQVASPSFTDDLDRTEAVGSVPLENPGVWQQAFEVDTSGALIHDVHGFGEPNRVENAMRDDDSDQEPVNIIRDSDDDTGANLHTQHGPSSSGTQQYPPHFFTLNLEALGQQADGGSTIGGSSTEFQIGQSFQNKDKAVLSVKDYSIC; encoded by the coding sequence ATGGCAAGTGAGGAAGAGAGTTTTCTTGTCTTAGTGCATTGCTCTgggaaaattaaaagaattaaaaagtatggtgtgaagttcactgacaGAGAACCATTGAGTGTATTCATCAGCTCATCAAGCACTTTGTCAGATGTAAAGAACAGCATTGTGCAGAAGCTTGGGGTATTTGGGAGCAAGTGGGTGAAGAAGCTATTCTACAAGATTCCTATCGCAGTTGTCTCGACTAGTGTTAAGTATGATACGTTTGTGCTAGCGGCTGATGAAGATATTAGGGTTCTGTTTCATTGCGTTAGGAGTTTTCCGGAGGTCAGAATACATGAGCTGTATGCGAAGTTGGAGGTTGGTGTTGATAGTTCTGGGGCGTCAGCTCCAGTTCATAGCTCGACTGCCGCAGGCGGTGCGTCTAGTTCGATGCCTGCGGCCGGAGTATCTGTTCCGCAGGTCGCATCCCCTTCCTTCACGGATGATTTAGATCGAACGGAAGCAGTTGGTTCTGTACCGTTGGAGAATCCTGGGGTCTGGCAGCAGGCATTTGAGGTGGATACCAGTGGTGCCTTGATTCATGATGTTCATGGCTTCGGGGAACCTAATCGAGTAGAGAATGCAATGCGGGACGATGACTCTGACCAAGAGCCTGTAAATATCATTAGGGACAGCGATGATGACACAGGTGCCAATCTACATACACAGCACGGGCCTTCaagttctggcacacagcagtaccctCCACACTTCTTCACTCTCAACTTGGAGGCTCTGGGTCAACAGGCGGACGGAGGTTCTACAATTGGGGGTTCTTCTACAGAATTTCAGATTGGACAATCATTCCAGAATAAAGATAAAGCTGTTCTGAGTGTGAAAGACTATAGCATTTGTTGA